In Triticum aestivum cultivar Chinese Spring chromosome 5B, IWGSC CS RefSeq v2.1, whole genome shotgun sequence, the following proteins share a genomic window:
- the LOC123116363 gene encoding cyanohydrin beta-glucosyltransferase-like yields MGSEQKPHVVFVPFPAHGHVAPHTQLARLLHARGFHVTLVHTELHHRRLVLAKGADASAAAAPWLGVEVIPDGLSLESPPRSLEAHHEALEQNCLEPFKELLRAMARRPGAPPVSCVVVDAPMSFASTAARDVGVPDVVFFTASAAELMGYMQFEELVKRGLVPLKGAGYKTDGSLDAAVDWVPGMKGMRLRDMPTFCHTADADSALMRIHLHQMRVVAGSKAVVINTFHDMEKDVVDALAAFLPPVYTVGPLSRIVSSLPAGSDDLSSSTDTPSLFQEDTECMAWLDGKEARSVVYVSYGSHAAAGADKIKEFASGLARCGSPYLWVLRSDLAAGVEVGENGLVVPWCAQEAVLAHPAVGLFVTHCGWNSILETVIGGVPVLGWPMISEQTTNCRQVSTAWNIGAELPQEARDDEIAALVREMMVGRKGMEAREKTLEWKRLAEDATKEGGSSCANLDRFVEDVLLKGL; encoded by the coding sequence ATGGGTTCCGAGCAGAAGCCGCATGTGGTGTTCGTGCCGTTCCCGGCGCACGGCCACGTCGCGCCGCACACGCAGCTCGCGCGCCTCCTCCACGCCCGCGGCTTCCACGTCACGCTCGTCCACACCGAGCTGCACCACCGCCGCCTCGTGCTCGCCAAGGGCGCCGACGCGTCCGCGGCCGCGGCGCCGTGGCTCGGTGTCGAGGTCATCCCGGACGGGCTGTCGCTGGAGTCCCCGCCGCGGTCGCTGGAGGCGCACCACGAAGCGCTCGAGCAGAACTGCCTCGAGCCGTTCAAGGAGCTGCTGCGCGCGATGGCGCGCAGGCCCGGCGCGCCGCCCGTGAGCTGCGTCGTGGTGGACGCGCCCATGTCGTTCGCCTCCACGGCGGCGCGGGACGTTGGCGTCCCCGACGTGGTGTTCTTCACGGCGTCCGCGGCCGAGCTCATGGGGTACATGCAGTTCGAGGAGCTGGTGAAGAGGGGCCTCGTCCCGCTGAAGGGAGCCGGGTACAAGACCGACGGCAGTCTCGACGCGGCCGTCGACTGGGTGCCCGGGATGAAGGGCATGCGGCTCAGGGACATGCCGACCTTCTGCCACACGGCGGACGCCGACAGCGCGCTGATGCGCATCCACCTCCACCAGATGCGCGTCGTTGCCGGATCCAAGGCCGTCGTCATCAACACGTTCCACGACATGGAGAAGGACGTCGTGGACGCGCTCGCTGCCTTCCTCCCGCCCGTCTACACCGTCGGCCCTCTCTCCAGAATCGTATCGTCGCTCCCGGCGGGAAGCGACGACCTCTCGAGCTCCACGGACACGCCGAGCCTCTTTCAGGAGGACACGGAGTGCATGGCGTGGCTGGACGGGAAAGAGGCTCGCTCCGTCGTGTACGTGAGCTACGGGAGCCACGCCGCCGCGGGCGCCGACAAGATAAAGGAGTTTGCGTCCGGGCTGGCGAGGTGCGGCTCTCCCTACTTGTGGGTTCTGCGATCCGACCTGGCCGCCGGCGTTGAGGTCGGGGAGAACGGGCTCGTCGTGCCTTGGTGCGCCCAGGAGGCGGTCCTTGCCCACCCAGCCGTGGGGCTTTTTGTTACGCACTGTGGGTGGAACTCCATCTTGGAGACCGTGATCGGCGGGGTGCCGGTGCTCGGTTGGCCGATGATATCCGAGCAGACGACAAACTGCCGGCAGGTAAGCACGGCGTGGAACATCGGAGCGGAGCTGCCGCAGGAGGCGAGGGACGATGAAATAGCTGCACTGGTGAGGGAGATGATGGTCGGGAGGAAGGGGATGGAGGCGAGGGAGAAGACGTTGGAGTGGAAGAGGCTGGCTGAAGATGCTACCAAAGAAGGGGGCTCGTCCTGTGCTAACCTTGATAGGTTCGTTGAGGATGTGCTGCTCAAGGGGTtatga
- the LOC123114850 gene encoding inverted formin-2 — translation MPRYLRKRSHPHPTGPTGPAGHQAARPAHPTALTPPLPRNPNPPLLPHPPLSPRAPSSRPRSGSGAGDPVAPLLPHRRRLLDLLSAGNGPSPEPLDPNAGTSPERRRPVLGFLSPAVADHRRRPEPHSSPDIPDRLPAILSAARPRPPPQPSLPRSLRIVMLEPRSLTPPLMMTPTTPEVPTTTCLTTTRSS, via the exons ATGCCTAGGTATTTGAG gaaaaggagccACCCCCACCCCACTGGGCCAacaggcccagctggccaccaggccgcccGACCGGCCCACCCCACTGCCTTAACCCCCCcactcccccgaaaccctaaccccccacttcTCCCCCATCCCCCACTCTCTCCTCGCGCCCCCTCCTCtcggccccgatctggatcgggggcaggcGACCCCGTCGCCCCGCTTCTACCTCACCGGCGTCGCCTCCTCGACCTCCTCTCCGCCGGAAACGGCCCGAGCCCGGAGCCGCTCGACCCCAACGCCGGCACCTCCCCCGAAAGACGCCGCCCCGTGCTCGGCTTCCTCAGCCCCGCCGTCGCCGACCACCGTCGTCGCCCGGAGCCCCACTCCTCGCCGGACATCCCCGACCGCCTCCCCGCCATCCTCTCCGCcgctcgtccccgtcctcctcctcaaccctCACTGCCCCGTTCCCTACGAATCGTG atgctggagcccaggagcttgacgccaccgttgatgatgactcctactacaccggaggtgcctactactacatgcctgacgacgaccaggagtagttag